A single region of the Eulemur rufifrons isolate Redbay chromosome 8, OSU_ERuf_1, whole genome shotgun sequence genome encodes:
- the INPP5B gene encoding type II inositol 1,4,5-trisphosphate 5-phosphatase isoform X3, with protein MAITGDDVSLDQIVPISQDFTLKEVFPDGELYILGSDVTVQLDTVELSLVFQLPFGSHTRIFLQEVARACPGGSNCDNSRPNGKGLLVDPSSRGQDKPENLLTRQTKSKSEITDMVRSSTITVSDKAHILTMQKFGLRDTIVKSHLVQKEEDYTYIQNFRFFVGTYNVNGQSPKEGLRPWLSHGIQAPDVYCVGFQELDLSKEAFFFHDTPKEEEWFKAVSEGLHPDAKYAKVKLIRLVGIMLLLYVKQEHAAYISEVEAETVGTGIMGRMGNKGGVAIRFQFHNTSICVVNSHLAAHTEEFERRNQDYKDICSRMQFCQVDPSLPPLTISRHDVILWLGDLNYRIEELDVEKVKKLIEEKAFQTLYAYDQLKIQVAAKTVFEGFTEGELTFQPTYKYDTGSDDWDTSEKCRAPAWCDRILWKGKNITQLSYQSHMALKTSDHKPVSSEFDIGVKVINEELYRKTLEEIVRSLDKMENASIPSVSLSKREFYFQNVKYMQLQVESFKIHNGQVPCQFEFINKPDEESYCKQWLNANPSKGFLLPDSDIEIELELFVNKTTATKLNSGEDKIEDILVLHLDRGKDYFLSVSGNYLPSCFGSPIHTLCYMREPILDLPPEVISELTLMPVQTEDDGSRLETPMDIPKELWMMVDYLYRNAVQQEDLFQQPGLRLEFEHIRDCLDTGMIDNLSASNHSVAEALLLFLESLPEPVICNSAYHNCLESAGNYPASKQVISTLPTFHKNVFNYLMAFLQELLKNSAKNHLDENILASIFGSLLLRNPAGDQKLEMTEKKKAQEFIHQFLCNPL; from the exons GTGGTTCTAACTGTGACAATTCAAGGCCAAATGGGAAAGGTCTGCTTGTGGATCCAAGCTCCAGGGGTCAAGATAAACCAGAAAACTTGCTCACAAG ACAGACTAAATCCAAGTCTGAAATTACTGACATGGTTCGTTCCTCCACTATCACAGTATCAGACAAGGCTCATATTTTAACCATGCAGAAGTTTGGACTGCGAGATACAATTGTAAAATCTCATCTAGTGCAGAAAGAAGAGGATTATACCTATATCCAGAACTTCAG GTTTTTTGTGGGAACATACAATGTGAATGGACAGTCCCCCAAAGAAGGCCTCCGGCCCTGGCTGAGCCACGGTATCCAGGCCCCAGATGTGTATTGTGTAGG GTTCCAGGAGCTTGATCTGAGTAAGGAAGCCTTTTTCTTTCATGATACCCCAAAGGAAGAAGAGTGGTTTAAAGCTGTATCAGAAGGTCTTCATCCAGATGCCAAATATGCAAAG GTGAAGCTCATCCGACTAGTTGGGATCATGCTGCTGTTATACGTCAAACAGGAGCATGCAGCGTATATCTCAGAAGTGGAAGCTGAGACTGTGGGGACAGGAATCATGGGGAGAATG GGTAACAAAGGAGGCGTGGCAATCAGGTTCCAGTTCCACAACACCAGCATCTGTGTCGTGAACTCTCACTTGGCAGCCCACACCGAAGAGTTTGAGAGGAGGAACCAGGACTATAAAGACATTTGTTCTCGAATGCAGTTTTGTCAGGTTGACCCGAGCCTTCCCCCTCTCACCATCAGCAGGCACGA TGTGATCTTGTGGCTGGGGGACCTCAACTACAGGATAGAAGAGCTGGATGtggaaaaagtgaaaaagctCATCGAAGAGAAGGCCTTTCAAACCCTGTATGCGTATGATCAG CTGAAAATTCAGGTGGCTGCAAAGACTGTCTTTGAAGGCTTCACAGAGGGTGAGCTCACATTCCAGCCTACCTATAAGTATGACACCGGCTCTGACGACTGGGATACCAG CGAAAAATGTCGTGCTCCTGCCTGGTGTGACCGGATCCTCTGGAAAGGGAAAAACATCACTCAGCTGAGTTACCAGAGCCACATGGCCCTGAAAACCAGTGACCACAAGCCCGTCAGCTCAGAGTTTGACATTGGG GTGAAGGTCATAAATGAAGAGCTTTACCGGAAGACTCTGGAGGAAATTGTTCGCTCCCTGGATAAGATGGAAAATGCCAGCATTCCTTCTGTGTCCCTCTCCAAGCGAGAG TTCTATTTTCAGAATGTGAAGTACATGCAGTTGCAAGTAGAATCCTTTAAAATTCATAATGGACAAGTCCCCTGTCAGTTTGAATTCATCAACAAACCTGATGAAGAGTCTTACTGTAAGCAGTGGCTGAATGCCAACCCCAGCAAAGGGTTCCTCCTACCAG ATTCTGACATTGAGATTGAATTGGAGCTCTTTGTAAATAAGACCACAGCTACAAAACTCAACTCGGGTGAAGACAAAATTGAGGACATTCTGGTCTTGCACTTGGACAGGGGAAAGGATTACTTTTTGTCTGTATCTGGGAACTACCTGCCCAGCTGTTTCGGATCTCCCATTCATACATTGTGCTACATGAGGGAACCAATCTTGGACCTACCACCTGAAGTTATTAGTGAGCTG aCTCTGATGCCAGTACAGACTGAAGATGATGGGAGCCGGTTGGAGACCCCCATGGACATCCCCAAAGAGCTCTGGATGATGGTTGATTACTTGTACCGAAATGCTGTCCAGCAA GAAGATCTATTTCAGCAGCCAGGCCTGAGGTTGGAATTTGAACATATCAGGGACTGTTTGGATACTGGGATGATTGATAACCTCT CCGCTAGCAATCATTCTGTAGCTGAAGCCTTGCTGCTTTTCCTGGAGAGCCTGCCAGAGCCCGTCATCTGTAACAGTGCCTACCATAACTGCCTGGAGTCTGCTGGCAACTACCCAGCAAGCAAACAG GTCATTTCTACTCTTCCCACATTCCACAAAAATGTCTTCAACTACTTGATGGCGTTTTTGCAAGAGCTGCTGAAAAATTCAGCAAAAAATCATTTGGATGAGAATATTTTAG ctAGCATATTTGGCAGCTTACTGCTTCGAAACCCAGCTGGTGACCAAAAGCTTGAAATGACAGAGAAGAAGAAGGCTCAAGAATTTATTCACCAATTCCTCTGCAACCCACTCTGA
- the INPP5B gene encoding type II inositol 1,4,5-trisphosphate 5-phosphatase isoform X6: MVRSSTITVSDKAHILTMQKFGLRDTIVKSHLVQKEEDYTYIQNFRFFVGTYNVNGQSPKEGLRPWLSHGIQAPDVYCVGFQELDLSKEAFFFHDTPKEEEWFKAVSEGLHPDAKYAKVKLIRLVGIMLLLYVKQEHAAYISEVEAETVGTGIMGRMGNKGGVAIRFQFHNTSICVVNSHLAAHTEEFERRNQDYKDICSRMQFCQVDPSLPPLTISRHDVILWLGDLNYRIEELDVEKVKKLIEEKAFQTLYAYDQLKIQVAAKTVFEGFTEGELTFQPTYKYDTGSDDWDTSEKCRAPAWCDRILWKGKNITQLSYQSHMALKTSDHKPVSSEFDIGVKVINEELYRKTLEEIVRSLDKMENASIPSVSLSKREFYFQNVKYMQLQVESFKIHNGQVPCQFEFINKPDEESYCKQWLNANPSKGFLLPDSDIEIELELFVNKTTATKLNSGEDKIEDILVLHLDRGKDYFLSVSGNYLPSCFGSPIHTLCYMREPILDLPPEVISELTLMPVQTEDDGSRLETPMDIPKELWMMVDYLYRNAVQQEDLFQQPGLRLEFEHIRDCLDTGMIDNLSASNHSVAEALLLFLESLPEPVICNSAYHNCLESAGNYPASKQVISTLPTFHKNVFNYLMAFLQELLKNSAKNHLDENILASIFGSLLLRNPAGDQKLEMTEKKKAQEFIHQFLCNPL, from the exons ATGGTTCGTTCCTCCACTATCACAGTATCAGACAAGGCTCATATTTTAACCATGCAGAAGTTTGGACTGCGAGATACAATTGTAAAATCTCATCTAGTGCAGAAAGAAGAGGATTATACCTATATCCAGAACTTCAG GTTTTTTGTGGGAACATACAATGTGAATGGACAGTCCCCCAAAGAAGGCCTCCGGCCCTGGCTGAGCCACGGTATCCAGGCCCCAGATGTGTATTGTGTAGG GTTCCAGGAGCTTGATCTGAGTAAGGAAGCCTTTTTCTTTCATGATACCCCAAAGGAAGAAGAGTGGTTTAAAGCTGTATCAGAAGGTCTTCATCCAGATGCCAAATATGCAAAG GTGAAGCTCATCCGACTAGTTGGGATCATGCTGCTGTTATACGTCAAACAGGAGCATGCAGCGTATATCTCAGAAGTGGAAGCTGAGACTGTGGGGACAGGAATCATGGGGAGAATG GGTAACAAAGGAGGCGTGGCAATCAGGTTCCAGTTCCACAACACCAGCATCTGTGTCGTGAACTCTCACTTGGCAGCCCACACCGAAGAGTTTGAGAGGAGGAACCAGGACTATAAAGACATTTGTTCTCGAATGCAGTTTTGTCAGGTTGACCCGAGCCTTCCCCCTCTCACCATCAGCAGGCACGA TGTGATCTTGTGGCTGGGGGACCTCAACTACAGGATAGAAGAGCTGGATGtggaaaaagtgaaaaagctCATCGAAGAGAAGGCCTTTCAAACCCTGTATGCGTATGATCAG CTGAAAATTCAGGTGGCTGCAAAGACTGTCTTTGAAGGCTTCACAGAGGGTGAGCTCACATTCCAGCCTACCTATAAGTATGACACCGGCTCTGACGACTGGGATACCAG CGAAAAATGTCGTGCTCCTGCCTGGTGTGACCGGATCCTCTGGAAAGGGAAAAACATCACTCAGCTGAGTTACCAGAGCCACATGGCCCTGAAAACCAGTGACCACAAGCCCGTCAGCTCAGAGTTTGACATTGGG GTGAAGGTCATAAATGAAGAGCTTTACCGGAAGACTCTGGAGGAAATTGTTCGCTCCCTGGATAAGATGGAAAATGCCAGCATTCCTTCTGTGTCCCTCTCCAAGCGAGAG TTCTATTTTCAGAATGTGAAGTACATGCAGTTGCAAGTAGAATCCTTTAAAATTCATAATGGACAAGTCCCCTGTCAGTTTGAATTCATCAACAAACCTGATGAAGAGTCTTACTGTAAGCAGTGGCTGAATGCCAACCCCAGCAAAGGGTTCCTCCTACCAG ATTCTGACATTGAGATTGAATTGGAGCTCTTTGTAAATAAGACCACAGCTACAAAACTCAACTCGGGTGAAGACAAAATTGAGGACATTCTGGTCTTGCACTTGGACAGGGGAAAGGATTACTTTTTGTCTGTATCTGGGAACTACCTGCCCAGCTGTTTCGGATCTCCCATTCATACATTGTGCTACATGAGGGAACCAATCTTGGACCTACCACCTGAAGTTATTAGTGAGCTG aCTCTGATGCCAGTACAGACTGAAGATGATGGGAGCCGGTTGGAGACCCCCATGGACATCCCCAAAGAGCTCTGGATGATGGTTGATTACTTGTACCGAAATGCTGTCCAGCAA GAAGATCTATTTCAGCAGCCAGGCCTGAGGTTGGAATTTGAACATATCAGGGACTGTTTGGATACTGGGATGATTGATAACCTCT CCGCTAGCAATCATTCTGTAGCTGAAGCCTTGCTGCTTTTCCTGGAGAGCCTGCCAGAGCCCGTCATCTGTAACAGTGCCTACCATAACTGCCTGGAGTCTGCTGGCAACTACCCAGCAAGCAAACAG GTCATTTCTACTCTTCCCACATTCCACAAAAATGTCTTCAACTACTTGATGGCGTTTTTGCAAGAGCTGCTGAAAAATTCAGCAAAAAATCATTTGGATGAGAATATTTTAG ctAGCATATTTGGCAGCTTACTGCTTCGAAACCCAGCTGGTGACCAAAAGCTTGAAATGACAGAGAAGAAGAAGGCTCAAGAATTTATTCACCAATTCCTCTGCAACCCACTCTGA
- the INPP5B gene encoding type II inositol 1,4,5-trisphosphate 5-phosphatase isoform X5, protein MLGGSNCDNSRPNGKGLLVDPSSRGQDKPENLLTRQTKSKSEITDMVRSSTITVSDKAHILTMQKFGLRDTIVKSHLVQKEEDYTYIQNFRFFVGTYNVNGQSPKEGLRPWLSHGIQAPDVYCVGFQELDLSKEAFFFHDTPKEEEWFKAVSEGLHPDAKYAKVKLIRLVGIMLLLYVKQEHAAYISEVEAETVGTGIMGRMGNKGGVAIRFQFHNTSICVVNSHLAAHTEEFERRNQDYKDICSRMQFCQVDPSLPPLTISRHDVILWLGDLNYRIEELDVEKVKKLIEEKAFQTLYAYDQLKIQVAAKTVFEGFTEGELTFQPTYKYDTGSDDWDTSEKCRAPAWCDRILWKGKNITQLSYQSHMALKTSDHKPVSSEFDIGVKVINEELYRKTLEEIVRSLDKMENASIPSVSLSKREFYFQNVKYMQLQVESFKIHNGQVPCQFEFINKPDEESYCKQWLNANPSKGFLLPDSDIEIELELFVNKTTATKLNSGEDKIEDILVLHLDRGKDYFLSVSGNYLPSCFGSPIHTLCYMREPILDLPPEVISELTLMPVQTEDDGSRLETPMDIPKELWMMVDYLYRNAVQQEDLFQQPGLRLEFEHIRDCLDTGMIDNLSASNHSVAEALLLFLESLPEPVICNSAYHNCLESAGNYPASKQVISTLPTFHKNVFNYLMAFLQELLKNSAKNHLDENILASIFGSLLLRNPAGDQKLEMTEKKKAQEFIHQFLCNPL, encoded by the exons ATGTTAg GTGGTTCTAACTGTGACAATTCAAGGCCAAATGGGAAAGGTCTGCTTGTGGATCCAAGCTCCAGGGGTCAAGATAAACCAGAAAACTTGCTCACAAG ACAGACTAAATCCAAGTCTGAAATTACTGACATGGTTCGTTCCTCCACTATCACAGTATCAGACAAGGCTCATATTTTAACCATGCAGAAGTTTGGACTGCGAGATACAATTGTAAAATCTCATCTAGTGCAGAAAGAAGAGGATTATACCTATATCCAGAACTTCAG GTTTTTTGTGGGAACATACAATGTGAATGGACAGTCCCCCAAAGAAGGCCTCCGGCCCTGGCTGAGCCACGGTATCCAGGCCCCAGATGTGTATTGTGTAGG GTTCCAGGAGCTTGATCTGAGTAAGGAAGCCTTTTTCTTTCATGATACCCCAAAGGAAGAAGAGTGGTTTAAAGCTGTATCAGAAGGTCTTCATCCAGATGCCAAATATGCAAAG GTGAAGCTCATCCGACTAGTTGGGATCATGCTGCTGTTATACGTCAAACAGGAGCATGCAGCGTATATCTCAGAAGTGGAAGCTGAGACTGTGGGGACAGGAATCATGGGGAGAATG GGTAACAAAGGAGGCGTGGCAATCAGGTTCCAGTTCCACAACACCAGCATCTGTGTCGTGAACTCTCACTTGGCAGCCCACACCGAAGAGTTTGAGAGGAGGAACCAGGACTATAAAGACATTTGTTCTCGAATGCAGTTTTGTCAGGTTGACCCGAGCCTTCCCCCTCTCACCATCAGCAGGCACGA TGTGATCTTGTGGCTGGGGGACCTCAACTACAGGATAGAAGAGCTGGATGtggaaaaagtgaaaaagctCATCGAAGAGAAGGCCTTTCAAACCCTGTATGCGTATGATCAG CTGAAAATTCAGGTGGCTGCAAAGACTGTCTTTGAAGGCTTCACAGAGGGTGAGCTCACATTCCAGCCTACCTATAAGTATGACACCGGCTCTGACGACTGGGATACCAG CGAAAAATGTCGTGCTCCTGCCTGGTGTGACCGGATCCTCTGGAAAGGGAAAAACATCACTCAGCTGAGTTACCAGAGCCACATGGCCCTGAAAACCAGTGACCACAAGCCCGTCAGCTCAGAGTTTGACATTGGG GTGAAGGTCATAAATGAAGAGCTTTACCGGAAGACTCTGGAGGAAATTGTTCGCTCCCTGGATAAGATGGAAAATGCCAGCATTCCTTCTGTGTCCCTCTCCAAGCGAGAG TTCTATTTTCAGAATGTGAAGTACATGCAGTTGCAAGTAGAATCCTTTAAAATTCATAATGGACAAGTCCCCTGTCAGTTTGAATTCATCAACAAACCTGATGAAGAGTCTTACTGTAAGCAGTGGCTGAATGCCAACCCCAGCAAAGGGTTCCTCCTACCAG ATTCTGACATTGAGATTGAATTGGAGCTCTTTGTAAATAAGACCACAGCTACAAAACTCAACTCGGGTGAAGACAAAATTGAGGACATTCTGGTCTTGCACTTGGACAGGGGAAAGGATTACTTTTTGTCTGTATCTGGGAACTACCTGCCCAGCTGTTTCGGATCTCCCATTCATACATTGTGCTACATGAGGGAACCAATCTTGGACCTACCACCTGAAGTTATTAGTGAGCTG aCTCTGATGCCAGTACAGACTGAAGATGATGGGAGCCGGTTGGAGACCCCCATGGACATCCCCAAAGAGCTCTGGATGATGGTTGATTACTTGTACCGAAATGCTGTCCAGCAA GAAGATCTATTTCAGCAGCCAGGCCTGAGGTTGGAATTTGAACATATCAGGGACTGTTTGGATACTGGGATGATTGATAACCTCT CCGCTAGCAATCATTCTGTAGCTGAAGCCTTGCTGCTTTTCCTGGAGAGCCTGCCAGAGCCCGTCATCTGTAACAGTGCCTACCATAACTGCCTGGAGTCTGCTGGCAACTACCCAGCAAGCAAACAG GTCATTTCTACTCTTCCCACATTCCACAAAAATGTCTTCAACTACTTGATGGCGTTTTTGCAAGAGCTGCTGAAAAATTCAGCAAAAAATCATTTGGATGAGAATATTTTAG ctAGCATATTTGGCAGCTTACTGCTTCGAAACCCAGCTGGTGACCAAAAGCTTGAAATGACAGAGAAGAAGAAGGCTCAAGAATTTATTCACCAATTCCTCTGCAACCCACTCTGA